In Cicer arietinum cultivar CDC Frontier isolate Library 1 chromosome 7, Cicar.CDCFrontier_v2.0, whole genome shotgun sequence, a single window of DNA contains:
- the LOC101494318 gene encoding peroxisomal membrane protein PEX14 isoform X2, whose protein sequence is MATQSPPPTLPSPTATDENQGGEIIQPTNMDQQNAGDEPVKPSSPTSVFVNSQPLREEQVQNAVKFLSHPKVKGSPVMYRRSFLEKKGLTKEEIDEAFRRVPDSAPTVQTAGVNQDGQLQSSSNTQQQAQQQTLQPALPASAGVNTSSGILSRTRFHWSHALVVVGLLSASGAGTVLIIKNSLLPRLKAWIRKVVLDEDDEQSKKTSNKPTLAEEAAQAAKSAAAAAADVAKASQEMLASKGEERKYFVEVVSLLDKQIQEMKLMTNAIRRLEGQEDLRVSQTSSKRLIANGKTDYDLRSGRSLSPPAPVEPSGPPHPKSYMEIMAMVQRGEKPSNIRDINDLPPNPSQQPSDPRILPKSKPWETGQVQNTSSQLFQPQANGEESNIKVQDITQSNGDDPMPWWQKKNVRIREIEENESSGAPYGTASSQQPLQRVWVPPQPPPIAMAEAAEAIRRPKQAVQKEQVSENQSVAQSSDISGEVNGIPKPAESEGVERSNGSSIISSSEIQVLQEDHEAKYEEQ, encoded by the exons ATGGCAACACAATCACCACCTCCTACTCTTCCCTCTCCCACCGCCACCGACGAAAACCaag GAGGTGAAATTATCCAACCGACAAACATGGATCAACAAAATGCCGGAGACGAGCCTGTTAAACCCAGTTCACCTACATCAGTCTTTGTGAACTCACAACCATTGCGGGAGGAACAAGTTCAGAATGCTGTGAAATTTCTATCACACCCAAAAGTCAAAGGCTCACCCGTCATGTACAGGCGGTCATTTTTGGAGAAAAAAGGCCTTACAAAGGAGGAGATTGATGAAGCCTTTCGGCGTGTGCCT GATTCAGCTCCAACTGTGCAGACAGCTGGTGTAAATCAAG ATGGGCAGTTGCAGTCATCATCAAATACTCAGCAACAAGCCCAACAGCAAACTTTGCAGCCGGCTTTACCTGCTTCTGCCGGGGTTAATACTTCATCAGGAATCTTATCGCGAACCAGATTTCACTGGTCCCATGCCCTTGTTGTAGTTGGATTACTGTCTGCTTCAGGGGCTGGAACAGTTTTAATAATTAAG AATTCCCTACTTCCTCGGTTAAAAGCTTGGATACGCAAGGTTGTCttagatgaagatgatgaacaGTCAAAGAAAACTAGCAACAAACCAACTTTGGCTGAAGAAGCTGCTCAAGCTGCAAAATCAGCTGCAGCTGCAGCTGCTGATGTGGCAAAAGCAAGCCAAGAAATGTTGGCTTCAAAGGGTGAAG AGAGGAAATACTTTGTGGAAGTTGTGAGTCTTTTAGataagcaaatacaagaaatgAAGTTAATGACAAATGCAATAAGAAGATTGGAAG GGCAAGAAGATCTCCGAGTCAGTCAAACAAGTTCAAAG agATTGATTGCGAATGGCAAGACGGACTATGACTTGCGTTCAG GGAGATCTTTATCCCCGCCTGCACCTGTTGAACCATCAGGTCCTCCTCATCCAAAGTCATATATGGAG ATAATGGCCATGGTCCAAAGAGGGGAGAAGCCTTCTAATATCAGA GACATCAATGATTTACCCCCCAACCCTAGCCAACAGCCGTCAGATCCTCGTATATTGCCCAAATCAAAG CCTTGGGAGACTGGGCAGGTGCAGAACACATCTAGCCAATTGTTTCAGCCTCAAGCAAATGGTGAAGAATCAAATATCAAGGTCCAAGATATCACTCAATCCAATGGGGATGACCCAATGCCCTGGTGGCAGAAGAAAAATGTCAGAATCAGAGAGATTGAAGAAAATGAGTCTAGTGGAGCACCTTATGGTACTGCATCCAGTCAGCAGCCACTACAACGTGTGTGGGTTCCTCCTCAACCTCCACCGATAGCTATGGCAGAAGCTGCAGAAGCAATCAGGCGGCCAAAACAGGCTGTCCAAAAGGAACAGGTGTCAGAGAATCAGTCAGTAGCTCAATCTTCTGACATCTCTGGTGAGGTGAATGGAATCCCAAAACCGGCGGAATCTGAAGGTGTAGAGAGAAGCAATGGCAGCTCAATTATCAGCTCTAGTGAGATACAAGTCTTACAAGAAGACCATGAAGCCAAATATGAAGAGCAGTGA
- the LOC101494318 gene encoding peroxisomal membrane protein PEX14 isoform X1, translated as MATQSPPPTLPSPTATDENQDLGGEIIQPTNMDQQNAGDEPVKPSSPTSVFVNSQPLREEQVQNAVKFLSHPKVKGSPVMYRRSFLEKKGLTKEEIDEAFRRVPDSAPTVQTAGVNQDGQLQSSSNTQQQAQQQTLQPALPASAGVNTSSGILSRTRFHWSHALVVVGLLSASGAGTVLIIKNSLLPRLKAWIRKVVLDEDDEQSKKTSNKPTLAEEAAQAAKSAAAAAADVAKASQEMLASKGEERKYFVEVVSLLDKQIQEMKLMTNAIRRLEGQEDLRVSQTSSKRLIANGKTDYDLRSGRSLSPPAPVEPSGPPHPKSYMEIMAMVQRGEKPSNIRDINDLPPNPSQQPSDPRILPKSKPWETGQVQNTSSQLFQPQANGEESNIKVQDITQSNGDDPMPWWQKKNVRIREIEENESSGAPYGTASSQQPLQRVWVPPQPPPIAMAEAAEAIRRPKQAVQKEQVSENQSVAQSSDISGEVNGIPKPAESEGVERSNGSSIISSSEIQVLQEDHEAKYEEQ; from the exons ATGGCAACACAATCACCACCTCCTACTCTTCCCTCTCCCACCGCCACCGACGAAAACCaag ATTTAGGAGGTGAAATTATCCAACCGACAAACATGGATCAACAAAATGCCGGAGACGAGCCTGTTAAACCCAGTTCACCTACATCAGTCTTTGTGAACTCACAACCATTGCGGGAGGAACAAGTTCAGAATGCTGTGAAATTTCTATCACACCCAAAAGTCAAAGGCTCACCCGTCATGTACAGGCGGTCATTTTTGGAGAAAAAAGGCCTTACAAAGGAGGAGATTGATGAAGCCTTTCGGCGTGTGCCT GATTCAGCTCCAACTGTGCAGACAGCTGGTGTAAATCAAG ATGGGCAGTTGCAGTCATCATCAAATACTCAGCAACAAGCCCAACAGCAAACTTTGCAGCCGGCTTTACCTGCTTCTGCCGGGGTTAATACTTCATCAGGAATCTTATCGCGAACCAGATTTCACTGGTCCCATGCCCTTGTTGTAGTTGGATTACTGTCTGCTTCAGGGGCTGGAACAGTTTTAATAATTAAG AATTCCCTACTTCCTCGGTTAAAAGCTTGGATACGCAAGGTTGTCttagatgaagatgatgaacaGTCAAAGAAAACTAGCAACAAACCAACTTTGGCTGAAGAAGCTGCTCAAGCTGCAAAATCAGCTGCAGCTGCAGCTGCTGATGTGGCAAAAGCAAGCCAAGAAATGTTGGCTTCAAAGGGTGAAG AGAGGAAATACTTTGTGGAAGTTGTGAGTCTTTTAGataagcaaatacaagaaatgAAGTTAATGACAAATGCAATAAGAAGATTGGAAG GGCAAGAAGATCTCCGAGTCAGTCAAACAAGTTCAAAG agATTGATTGCGAATGGCAAGACGGACTATGACTTGCGTTCAG GGAGATCTTTATCCCCGCCTGCACCTGTTGAACCATCAGGTCCTCCTCATCCAAAGTCATATATGGAG ATAATGGCCATGGTCCAAAGAGGGGAGAAGCCTTCTAATATCAGA GACATCAATGATTTACCCCCCAACCCTAGCCAACAGCCGTCAGATCCTCGTATATTGCCCAAATCAAAG CCTTGGGAGACTGGGCAGGTGCAGAACACATCTAGCCAATTGTTTCAGCCTCAAGCAAATGGTGAAGAATCAAATATCAAGGTCCAAGATATCACTCAATCCAATGGGGATGACCCAATGCCCTGGTGGCAGAAGAAAAATGTCAGAATCAGAGAGATTGAAGAAAATGAGTCTAGTGGAGCACCTTATGGTACTGCATCCAGTCAGCAGCCACTACAACGTGTGTGGGTTCCTCCTCAACCTCCACCGATAGCTATGGCAGAAGCTGCAGAAGCAATCAGGCGGCCAAAACAGGCTGTCCAAAAGGAACAGGTGTCAGAGAATCAGTCAGTAGCTCAATCTTCTGACATCTCTGGTGAGGTGAATGGAATCCCAAAACCGGCGGAATCTGAAGGTGTAGAGAGAAGCAATGGCAGCTCAATTATCAGCTCTAGTGAGATACAAGTCTTACAAGAAGACCATGAAGCCAAATATGAAGAGCAGTGA